In Benincasa hispida cultivar B227 chromosome 8, ASM972705v1, whole genome shotgun sequence, the sequence aggaaattcattatatgtacaatATACCTATTGTTTCTCCACCaactcctagacgtagaggacctgttcggagaagaggatgagtttgatgaggttgcacataatgtggaagagttaccccctatgacgcagacgcagagtcaaactgattatgttagtccgatgataatgatgccagcattttggttcaggacattatgactcagaggctggtccttcatcttcatacgtgcatggacatggtcggggtcgtggagaagcataatgaatatttatattatgaagcgcctgcagaggtaccaaaGCAACATACAAAAgaaacccgagcaacctcaagtcgAAGTCGacacgacgacaaccagctcgaaatcgacgatgtcccgcttgtgggacacattgattttttgtaattatttttatataaatgagatatttaatttaatttttattttttatgagttattattatttttaatttattcttttagagtttaaataaaataataaatatttttagaattttttttataaaatggaaaattaaaaaaaaaaaagaagaaaggattagaaagaagaaggtggaatgtgtataattaataaaggaaaaaaaaaagggaaatttgtacggtattctcgctctcgctctcgctctcgatCACGCTCACGCTCACCTCTCGCTCTTGCAAACGTCACACTTTcgttctcgctctcgctcaaactctcgctctctcaaactctcgttgtctctcataatctcgctctcaaatTTGATTAGCTCGTTAGCTCGTTAgcggcaaaaagaagaagattcattagctcgttatttagtcagacttgctgagatgacagaatccgtttgaaaacaacaatattttcctaaaaaaaaaaaggaaggtcgAGAGTTCAAAATTTGACCTACTaagtcgaattttcaaccctcgacttatttaaaacaacaatattttgataaatagtttgaaaacaacaataatttcctaaatagtttctaaaagtacaatatccttttaattttcccttgTTTTAATCATGTCAATGCTATTTTTATAGGTGTACTTTCAATATAAGGACGGATCTATCAAGAGATCACAAAGATACATGGCTCTCTTCAAAAAACGACGTTATATGTGTATCGTATTTTatgtatataattaatatgtttcGTTAAAGAATGTTGTTACTATGGTTGTTTCAGTGATTGTAAGCACCAACAATTATGCTTTTCACACTTGGGATTGGGGTTCAATTTCTAACTAGCATTGATATCGatgtgatagaagtctatcaatatttgatagactttgttatatttgtacttttaaaaaaaatattatattagttattatctctaaaaatgctaccaattgcaattaacattttatatatatatttttaatttggatggttttttcatatatactggtttatttttttaattttcaattttttttaaaacatacaaTTTCCTACTTTTTAATGAATAATGAACATGGAATAATCCATATTTTATACTCTTTTAAGTTTGGAAAAGTATGAGTAAtaagtctctaaattttggattttttattcttataaGTCTCTAAAGAATGTCTTTAAAGTTTCTATTCTAGATATAATAACtctaaaaaatattgaaattattaaaaaaattaaaattttttatttttatgtctaattaaaccttaaattttcaaatttttttggttattatatattaattaattaatttttttaatatgcaaTGGACTCAATTGGATATAAACTTTGTATTCTATCTAATATACATAAAATCAAGAATTCATGAACCTATTAGTTATTTTTTGAAGTTAACTATGTATGATAAATCCATTAATTCATGGGCTAAATTTGTAACTTTGTTTAAATGTGCGCCTATTATGAAAATTTGGATCTGCCACTAGTTACATGCAAATGAATTTGTGTCACTCTTTACATAAAATCTTAGATCCGTCAGTGTCTCAATATATActacttttttgttttaaaaagtcCAATATTCTACTCATCCTCAATTATCATTTTAATCAATGTAATTATTTATCTatgtaattttagtattttaattttgtcAATTCATAACATGATTCAtggttattatattattgtctGGCACAACCTATTTTGACATACTTTTCATCATTTTGTCTGCAAGATTTGCCTATTCTCTCATTTGGTTTCAACTTTCATTGAAGAATGATGGAATTAAGTAGAAAAATAAGGCTGTAAAAAATCTCATACTTTTAATAGCATTATGACATTACATAAAACACTATAATAGACCTATTATAGCGTTTTTAGAAAGCTATAAGGACCTTTTTCTCCTATTGTAAAGGGATGTTTGATACTTTGCTTTACTAGGAAAGAGTTTATAGGAAACATGTTTAggaattattttaataaacttcATTCTCTCATGTAGAATGTAGAAGTACTTGGCGGTGGAGATTTCAATGAACTTTATATCTCTCTTTGCAGAAAACTTATTAATATCTTAACCAATCTAATTACCTATTAAAGCATATTAATATTTctaattaacaaaataattaaaacttttgaattaatgaaaaaaacatgtttagaattaatttgaaaagaaaaattgataaataCTTCACTTTTCTAGGTTATTAGTATATTTCCAAATTTCCTTGGGAGCATAATTAAGTTATAACAACCATCTAAGTTTCAAAGCGAATGATGCGGAGGAAAGTTGTCTAGGCTTTCTACCGATCAAATAAAATTGTAACTCCTTCCCCCTTTCTCTCTACTACGTTACTGGaaagttttgtttttggaaagggttattccttttcttcttcttcctgaagAAAATTTACGGAGGAGTTTGGTAGGTTCcaacttgatccctatcatccTTCTCCTCACTTCTCTCTAGAAAttctctctcttccaaaatagctagagcccacaaaactcttggattctcatccagagaCAAAGGTCACATTCGTAGTGGTGTCTTCATTGACAGTTAGAGAGTTCGAGATTGTACGTGACAAGATTCGGAGAAGAAATTtcatgaagaagagttcttcaagggtaaggtttctTAAACCTATTTTCAATTCTATAATCTTtattttaagcatgttgtaatcatctcttaaatgcataatctgtatgtttttgttgtaaaatttatgttctgtaaattttgggtttgggtttgaTCCCGTgttccgctcaaggaccttcaatggttcTTTCAGGAATGACTTAAATTTGTTATCTGGCACATTGAACAACCAAGTATGGGGGTCTCAGTATTTGCATTATATACATTTTTGCTTGGTTTTAGAGAAATGTACTATATACACCATCTAACCATAGAAAGCCCTCTATTttgtaatttgaattattttctCTAATAAAAAGTTCCCCTTATGCCTTGTGAAGGTAGCTAATATACTATTAATGAACTATGTATATCTATATGACGAACATATAATGATATGGACAACGGACCTCTAcatatctccacaatggtatgatattgttcaCTCTAAAATgcctcataccaatggagataaTTGCCCACACTTATATGCCCATGATTAATCACTTTCCTAACCAATGTGGAATTTTGTTTGCACTTCTAGCAATCCTCACCTTGTACAAAGTACCACTTCGAGCCTCCCCTCGAGCAAATCCATCAAATCTCAACCATGCGAGCTTACTCTAAATCCTGAGGCACCTCCAGTTCATTTTAAGTCATTTGCTTCTTATCTTAAGGCACATCCTGTTCATCTCGAGTTAACTTGCTCTTCTACCCTTAGGTACATCACATTCATCTCAGGTTAATATCAAATAGAGCACACGAGCATGAGCATAGATAACACTTGCTCTTATCAAGGTAGGGGAAACCACTAGACCACCCTTATAGAGTATAAACTAGGCTCCTTAAAATTTTTTGTTCATTATTATTTGAGAATTTCACCCACACAGCTGGGTTTAGACAAAGTTTTTTATACCAATTGATAGGGACAACAGAcattcacatatctccacaatggtatgatattgttcaTTTTGGGCATATTGTTCATTTTGGGCATAAACTCTCATGGTTTGCTTTTGGTTTCTCTCTAAAAGGTCTCATACCAATGAAGATAATTGTCTGCACTTATATGCCCATGATTATTCTCTTTCCTAATTAATGTGGGAACTTTTTCGCACACATGTAGTGTATTAAAAAATTTGGTCATACAAAATGTAGATGTTAGGGATGACAGAACTCCAAATATTTCTACAATGATATAATATTGTCCACTTTTGGTATAAACCCTCATGGCTTTGCTTTTGGAACCACAccaaaaggcctcataccaTTGGAGATAGTTGTCCTCCCTTATAAACCCATGATCATCCCTTTATTTAAAGGATGTGGGACTTTGATCGCATTCCCACACAACAATCCTCCCCTCAAACAAAGGACCACCAAGCAACTTTATGCGTAAACCCTCATGGCTTTCCTTTTAGTTTCACCCTAAAAGACCTCAAACCAATGGAGATAATTGCCCACAATTATATGCCCATGATCAATCTCTTCCCCTAACCAATGTGGTATTTTGTTTGCACTTCTAGCAATCCTCACCTTGAACAAAGTACCACTTTGAGCCTCCCCTCGAATAAATCTATTTGCTCTCTACTATGAGAGCTTGCTCTAAATCCCAAGGCACCTCTAATTCATCTTGGGTCACTCGCTTCTTATCTAGAGGCACATCTTGTTCATCTCGAGTCAACTTGCTCTTCTACCTCGAGGTACATCCCATTCATCTCAGGTTATAATCCAAATAGAGCGCACGAGCATGAGCGTAGATAACACTTGCTCTTATCAAGGTTGGGGAAACCACTAGATTACCCATATAGAACACAAACTAGGCTCCTTAAAGTTGTTGTTCATTATTTGAGGATTTCACCTATACAGCTAGGTTTATACCaaggttctgataccaattgacaTTCAtatatctccacaatggtatgatattatcCCACTTTGGGTATAAACcctctccacaatggtatgatattatcCCACTTTGGGTATAAACCcttctccacaatggtatgaaTATTATCCCACTTTGGGTATAAACCCTCATGGCTTGACTTTTGGAATCACCACAAAAGGTCTCATACCATTGGAGATAGTTGTCTTCCCTTATAACCCATAATCATCCCCTTATTTACAGATCTCATACCATTGGAGATAGTTGTCTTCCCTTATAAACCCATGATCATCCCCTTATTTAACCAATATGGGACTTTGATCGCATTCCCATCCAATACTAGATACTATGCAATGAAGTCTATACGAGATATAGTAGCTAGCTTGTAGAAGCGCAGTGAATTATAGACAAAAATTTCTTGTTCATATCTTTGTTTAGCTTCTTGCACTTAGTCGCTTTaacaaaaaggggaaaaaaaaacttcttacACTAGGTACTTTTTTTATGTGTATTACGTTTACTTGGTTGTTCACAGTATAGTCAATTAGATTTCAACGAGATCATATCATAGTTGAATACTATGAATTTGCTGTATGTATATGATGCATGTTTGTTATGACATAATTGACTATTTATCCATTGCTTAGAAAACTTACTAAGATTAGACATTATATGATACTCACACTCTTTGTACACTCTttgtagaaaagttttttttttttaattgattaatgaaAACCTTTTAATTCATGATTATGTGTTGTTTTCTCATGGATCTTTTTGTTGATACATTCAATTCTTGTTGAATAGGAGcttgatatatatattacttGTTTCAATTATTCTTGTTGAATACTGATACTCATATGGTTCTtctttatgtttctttttttcttttttttagtataagaTATTAGGAAAAGTCCATTCATATTAACaaagaagaaataagaaattaaaaaatcgATCAAGCTTCAAATTGATGAAAGAATTATTCTTTTCTTAATTAAACAATGAGACTTTATTTGCCCTTCCCCAGTGTAAAAGTTTAGAGGTTTCAAGTTGTATGGATCTTCTTAAAGAAGCTCAcaattatgtttttttcttttaattttcttttcacaCACTATAACAGATTATATAATTATCTATAattttcctcattttttttagtCAGCTCTCCACAAAGGAAATTTCTCTCAACCTCTCTCAAATCTTCCATACAATTCTCTTCTTcattattcaaaaataaaataaaataagataaatgCAAGAACTCTCTATCCttaaagaaacaattaaagggtaaaaaaaatgaaactttcAATTACAAATCTTTGGGATTATTCAGCAAGAATAACACACAAAGATCAAATCTCAAAGGTCGACTTTGCATTTTGTATTATCGAATGTTGTAGAAGCATTGATCTTAAGCAAGAGGTGATTGCAATAGATCTCGAGCAACCGAGGTTTCGACATCCATCCATTGATACTATAACTGAAAAGAATAAAGCCAAAAAAATAGAGCGAgacaaaattttatattcaaaaatcaaaaataaaatttttaaaaactaccaTTTTATAGGGTTAAAAAAATAGACAGATTTTGAAAACACTCTTAGAAAGTAGGcaacaaataaaagaaatgcATTTGCGAAAGTAGTATCCAtactcttaattaatttttaaaatttaaaaataaaatataaaatgattatcaCATTAGTAATTAAGGTTAAAATCGAGTTTTGAAGTCCTctaaccaaaaaaataaaaattaaagaaaaaatagcgATTTTGACATCAACAAAACCTaacagtatatatatatatatgggcccAAAAGGAATTATGCCCTACCTTTTGACCTTTTTCTTACGTCATATAAGAGTGAAATTATTAAATCGGGCAATTTGGAATAGGATCTTGCTCTCACTCTCTCGCCTCTTAGTTTAGAGTCCTTTAGTTCAACGATATCTCTATTTTCTCTTGCTCTTTTATCTTCTCTTGTTCCTTTGATTTAGaactttttactctttactctttctattttctctctctcgcttTTCTCATTCTCTTGGATTTAGAATGTTATGCTTCTTactctctctattttctctcGCTTCTCTCATTCATTTGAGTTGAATTTTTTGGTTTAAAAAGAGCCCAGCAGATGATACAAGCAAAAGGTTTAAAAAGCGTACTTTAAAGATTTGGGTTGATTGTACAATTTTCTCAAAATGTTTGTACCTGACTTCAGCTGAGAAGCGAAGCTCTGGATCTATCTCTTCATTGAAACCAAACGGGTATTCGAAGTTGACTCGGACGGCGGAGGATAAGACGGTCTGGTTTTCGGGTGTCAACGTAAAGGAGGGGATGTCGGAGAGAAACCTCTCGCCTATACTATTGACTATCATCCTCATAGAATACATGTGAATGGTGGCTCTTTTGTTGGGGTTGTAGCTTCTGAAAGTGAAAACTATGGTAGCTTTTAGCATATTATGAGTTGAACTATGGACTATGACATTGCCGGTTTCCACAATTAGACGTGGGGTTTTGGGGACAACAACAAGCCAACATATGATAATTGCAAGACCAACGAGGAATATTACTCCCAACAAGCTTCTTCCTATGATTCTTATGATTCTTGTGCGTTTTGCTGTCCCATGTTGTTGCCTATAGGAGCTTTGTTTTGATGATGGTGATGATGTTTCTCCTTGTGTAGCAGTGCTCCTcattgttctttacaaaattcTTACTTCTcttggtttttcaaaattgttcTCTCATGAATGAGTGAAGAGATATTGATGAGTAGTATAAGAAGTGTGTGTGTGAGTTTTGGTTTGCTTAATGAAAGGGTACAGGAATATATGCCACTATTTACAATTGGGTTTTGTGTCTACTTGTACTTCAAGATTTGGGTTGTCTTCATTGTGTTGGGGATATGgggataaaggaaaaaaaaaaaatctatacaTCGAGCCCACATGGCAAAAGGAGGTAAAAACAAGTGTCATCGAAGGGATTTTCGTGTAAGACGCATATTTATTAAGCACGAAGACTTTAGTTTGAGTAAAATGTGTAGATGTGTTTGTGTAAAGTAAGAATTGTTGTATGTAAACATGTGTGTTTGACAAGTTTATCAAAATAGACacatcttttttaaatataaaataatttcgGGAAAAATACTTTTTGGTCCTAGATTTGTGGTCTAGTTTTCATTTGATCtctatgttttaaaatgtttacttTTAGTTCTTAAGATTTGAGgttcatttcaatttagtttctaggtttcaaaatgttacaattttactctcttgagatttgagttttgtttcaattttgtctCTTAATTTATAGATTTTACATTCTTAACctcgatttttcactaaatagacactttttgtctttaatatcaatgtcaattaattaatttaagagaaTTAAAACCATCATAATTActtaaatttcattatttttcatcaatatttaaaccaatttaaaattttcactttattttattcaaaattaattaatatgctTTAGCATAGAAGACTGAAAGcgagtatttatagaaaaatagatactaaaaatgtaaatattgagACCTagaaaccaaattgaaataaaactcaaatctcaaaggtgaaatggaaatattttgaaatctagattGAAACCAACACAAAACTCAATGACTAAAAGTATAACATTGTGAAACTTAATGATCAAATGGATATAGACCCAAAACTTAGGGatcaaaaaagtattttttttccctatacTTTTTATACAACAAACACATTtatcagaaaaaaaaatgaacattaCTTATTTAGACATtatatagaaaatttattttttcaatatatattacTTATCTAGACTTTATATATTGATCAATGTATTTCCAATACATACGAATTATTAGGTGTATTTTCCGATCTATATGCGGTGGCGGAACCAATATGTAGGGAATATAAGTTCATATACATATAATTTTAGATACACATATAAGATTCAAATCATACAATATCACTAGAATGAGCATAACCATATAATTTTAGATGCACaaatataatattcaaactATACAATATCGCTacaataaacataattaacACACATACGAACAGTGACAAATCCATtaacttctaaatttatttcatatatagttcttgaactttaaaaaatatatactagAATATTGATATCTCGATATGTGTGTCTAATACATATAGTATTAtacaatttttgaaaaagtAATAATGAAACTATTGGCTACAAAATTAACAATTTGAGGTGTAAttggaaacattttttttttatctaatacaA encodes:
- the LOC120083609 gene encoding NDR1/HIN1-like protein 10, with protein sequence MRSTATQGETSSPSSKQSSYRQQHGTAKRTRIIRIIGRSLLGVIFLVGLAIIICWLVVVPKTPRLIVETGNVIVHSSTHNMLKATIVFTFRSYNPNKRATIHMYSMRMIVNSIGERFLSDIPSFTLTPENQTVLSSAVRVNFEYPFGFNEEIDPELRFSAEVSYSINGWMSKPRLLEIYCNHLLLKINASTTFDNTKCKVDL